TTTTATTATAAACCTGAATCCTGAAGTTTCCCCTATCAAGAATATAAAAATTACCCTTTTCGTCTAATTCAAAGTTTCTTGGTCTGTAAAATGAGTAATTTTCTTCATCAGGATTCCCAATTGAAAGAACCTCTTTCAGTTCAAGTATTAATTCTCCATAAACAGGTTCAGAGGGATTATTTACAACTTTTATTTTTCCCTCATATTCAACTTTACCCTTCCATTTTCCTGATTTTCCTCTTGAGCAGCTTGAAAAAGAAATAAAAAGTAAAATTAAAACAACAAAAAGTCTAAATATTATTATTTTCCTTCTCATTTTCCTATTTATTTCCAAATCACATTATACCGCTTTACAACTGAAAATCCCTCTTTTGTTTCCTCAACCGTATATAATTTATTTTTCTTACAAACAACTATACCCGTTCGAAGGTAAATTTTTGTCATATAGATTCCATAAGGATCAAAAACATCTACAACTTCAAAATCTTTCCCTTCTGTTTTGGCTTTTTCCCACGTCAGTACAAGAATTCTATCAACATCATCCACAAAGATTCTCCTGTAAGCTGGGGTTTCTTCAGAGACCTTTATGTCCAATCCTCTGCGTTTCTTTATCTGAGAAACACTATCTTTCATCTTTTGAGTTGTTCTTGCCGGTTTATACTCTTTAATTATCTTTTTTATAGGTTTACCTTTGGGGTTGAGAATATTAAGTTCATATTTTTCTGGGTACCCCCAGATAATATTATCATTTTTCATTAACTGCCAGATAAATCGAGGACTGTTCATATATATAATTTTTGGATGAGAAAATGAAAATATAACATTATCAGTAGAAAGGGCAACATCTTCGGATTCAAAATTATATTTTATTAATTCATTTTTTTCATTATAGGAACTATACGTTTTTACTATGTTTATAATATTTCCCTTTGAGTCAACCTTGGGATCAGTAAAGACCATTCCCATGGGTATTTTTAATGACCTTAAGAAGTCTCCTTTTAATGAAAAGAATTGTAAATTATAATTCATTGAATCTAAAACCATAATTTCTTTTTGAGGAGTTATATGGATCGACCAGGGCATGAGCATTTCTCCCGGTCCTTTTCCCTTTCTTCCAATTGTTTGAAGATATTTTCCACTATTATCAAATACTCTTATATGAGCTCCTTTTGCATCTACAACATACATTCTTCCTTCTTCATCCACATCTAAAGCGGGTATAA
The DNA window shown above is from Acidobacteriota bacterium and carries:
- a CDS encoding 6-bladed beta-propeller, which produces MRKLFYLFPITIILLFAFCEQRQGSPRIKIENGIPVVYNSIEPEPIPGKPSKMILEEELSVGVEEGQEEYMFSFIPALDVDEEGRMYVVDAKGAHIRVFDNSGKYLQTIGRKGKGPGEMLMPWSIHITPQKEIMVLDSMNYNLQFFSLKGDFLRSLKIPMGMVFTDPKVDSKGNIINIVKTYSSYNEKNELIKYNFESEDVALSTDNVIFSFSHPKIIYMNSPRFIWQLMKNDNIIWGYPEKYELNILNPKGKPIKKIIKEYKPARTTQKMKDSVSQIKKRRGLDIKVSEETPAYRRIFVDDVDRILVLTWEKAKTEGKDFEVVDVFDPYGIYMTKIYLRTGIVVCKKNKLYTVEETKEGFSVVKRYNVIWK